The nucleotide sequence CGAGTAAGGGTGCGTAATATCTTCTTGTCATCGGATTCCAATCGCTTCAGGTCTTGGCGTAGATCCTCCAATCGCTTCTCCTTGGAGACCAGTCCATTGGATTCGATGGTCTCATTGGTGGCATCTATCTCCATGTCCCTCTCTTTCACCTCTTGCTCATAACGGTCGATATCTGATTCCAGATTGGCGATCTCCGAATAGAGCATCTCTATCTCGCTCTTTTTCTTCGCGATCTGGTTCTGTGCCTTCTGTATGGATGATTCGGTCTTTTTCTTCTCACCCTCCAATCGCTTGACCTGATCCTGCAGACCTTCCAGGTTGAAGGAGCCTATTTCGGCCTTCTGGTCTTCTATCTCTTCACGTTTGGTGTCGATGGCCGCTTCACTGTTGTTCTTGTCCAATTCGGCCTCACGGATAGTCTTTTCAGAACTCCTCACCCGGTCTTCATGTTTGGCCACGCTTCGTTCTGCCTTGGATATCTCTTTATTGATGGCTTCCATTTCAGTGAGTATGGTCTGCCTCTCCTGGGCCACGGATCCGGTGGCAATACCTAGTGCCAGGATCACTATCATGAGCTTGTTCATAGTCTTTGTTTTAGTAGCTGTCTTTAAAATTGTGACGGTATCAACGGATTTCGTCACAACTTTGCTCAACAAGATAGTCAAAATCCATGCCTTCAATTCCGACCAACTCCTACCTATGACCTGGTGGCTCATCGTATTGTTATGCCTGATAGGCATCTACGGATTGATCATGTGGCTCTACTATCTGCTGCAGGAGCGTTTTCTATTCGTAGCCACCACCTTGCAATTGAAGCACACCTTCGAATTGGCATCGCCCTTTGAAGAGATCTTTCTAGAAGGGGAGGACGGGGGTACCATTCATGCTTTGCATATCAAGAGCAAGGAATCCAAAGGGCTTATCCTCTACTTCCATGGCAATACCGGGAATCTACAACGATGGGCCCGGGTGGCTGAAGAATTGACCACCTATGATCACGATGTGATCGTGGTGGATTACAGAGGCTTCGGAAAGAGTCATGGACGGAGGACCCAAGAACTCATGTATGCTGATGCACAGCGGATCTATGAGTATGCATTGAAACATGTCTCTGAATTGGAATTGGTGGTCTATGGGCGTTCATTGGGCTCAGGACTTGCGGTCAAGGTGGCCGCGGATAACGACCCCTCTAAATTGGTCTTAGAGACACCTTATCTGAACATGATAGATGTGGCCTTCTATCACTTTCCATTCCTGCCGGTGCGTTTCCTACTGCGATTCCCTTTCCGCTCAGATAAGTTCATCGCTGAGGTCGATTGTCCTATTTGGATCTTCCACGGCACTCGGGACCGTATCGTTCCATATAGCAGTGGCTTGAAGCTCTACGAACTGATCAATGAACATGTAGAACATAACATGATCACCATCCCCAGAGGTAGGCATAGCAATCTGAGCAACTTCCCACTTTTCAGAGACAAGATGAATGAATTCTTGGCCCAGTAGGCGGCAATCCTGTAATGTGTTTATTTGTGACTGAGCCAAGCCCATGAGGATCATCCGCTATACTCTATTCGTTCTTCTCGTGATAGCCACCCTCATCGCGGCCTTCATATTCAGAGCGAGACCACAATACAAAGGAGAATTGGATGTCCTCTCTGTGAAGGAGGATACAGAAGTCCTATTCGACCGTTTCGGAATTCCTCATATCTACGCCAGTTCCAGCACTGACGCATACAAAGCCTTAGGCTACGTCCATGC is from Flavobacteriales bacterium and encodes:
- a CDS encoding alpha/beta fold hydrolase translates to MLNKIVKIHAFNSDQLLPMTWWLIVLLCLIGIYGLIMWLYYLLQERFLFVATTLQLKHTFELASPFEEIFLEGEDGGTIHALHIKSKESKGLILYFHGNTGNLQRWARVAEELTTYDHDVIVVDYRGFGKSHGRRTQELMYADAQRIYEYALKHVSELELVVYGRSLGSGLAVKVAADNDPSKLVLETPYLNMIDVAFYHFPFLPVRFLLRFPFRSDKFIAEVDCPIWIFHGTRDRIVPYSSGLKLYELINEHVEHNMITIPRGRHSNLSNFPLFRDKMNEFLAQ